Part of the Bifidobacterium sp. ESL0775 genome is shown below.
ATTGTGGAATACCGTTTTCCGGACTTGACCTCGATGGGACTCACTCGCGCTTTCATGCCGGCGTTCTTGTAGAGCTCGACGATGAGGAAGTCGATTTCCATGCGGTTTTCGGCGTGCTCGCGGTCGCTGCGGGAGTAAAAGAACAGGCGGTGCCCCGATGTGCGAAGCAGCTGCGCGACGACGTTTTCGACAAGCATGCCTTCGTTCAGGCTGACGTTGCCGAGAAGCACGTCGCGGTACACGTCGCTGGTGGTGATGTCGGCGTCGGAGAGGGCGAGTGAGACGAGTAGTCCGGTGTCTGCCAAGTAGCATTTCACCGTCGAGTGGTCCTCGCTGATTTTTAGGCCCACGCCGGGGTCGGTCGAGTTGAAGCAGTCGTTGGTGACGAAGGCGTCGGAAAGCCAGAAGAAGGCGTCGTCGTAGTCGCGTTTGCGCGCGTCGGCGCCGAGTGAGGTGATGTTGAAACGTTTCTCCTTTTTGGAGAGCTGGCCGACGAGGTTGTCGAATATCCGTGTGACTCGTAGCTGGCTGGTGCCGCCGTGTTTGGCGATATCTTCGCGATAGAGTTTAAGAATGAGGCGTTTGGTCCGGTCGACCGCGCCGAAGTCGTGCGTTCGGGCGTAGGTCGTGACGGCCTGGGGCATGCCGCCGACCAGCATGTATTCGCGGAAAAGCCGTGTGGCCTTGCGGTGCACCGCATCTGGTAACGGCTTGAGTTTGGCGAACGAGGTATGGATGGCATCGGCGAGAGGGCGCTCGTCAAGCGCCCAGAGAAATTCATCGAAGTCCATCGGGTCGAGGCGCATGGATTCCTCTTCCGAGGGGATGAGGATGTCGCGCACGTTCTCGCGGATGGATACCAGCGAGCCGGTTTCGATATAGTCGTAGCGCCCGTCGGCGATGAGCTGCTTGATCGCCTCGCGGGCCTTGGGGTAGAGCTGCACCTCGTCGAAGATGATGAGGCTGTCGCGTTCGTGCAATTTGACTCCGTAGAATGCGGAGAGGTACAGGAAGAAGGTGTCCAGATCGTTACGCAGGTCGCGGAAGTAGCCGAGGACGTCGTCCGGAGCGGTCGAGAAATCGACCAGCAGGCAGGAGGCATAGTGCCGCCTGCCGAACTCGGTGGCGAGCGTGCTTTTGCCCACGCGCCGTGCGCCTTCGATGAGCATGGCCGTGCTGCCGTTCGACTCGGCTTTCCATTGCTCCAGCCGGCCGAGGGCCTTGCGTTCGAAAACGGGAGTTTTCTCCATCATATTCTCCATTACCGGTTTCCGTTGCAATAACTGGGTTTCTCACGGAATCAAGGATATTAACGCCTTTGATTATACACGAAATCAAGAGTATTCTTACCGCAATAATACACGGAATCAAGGGTATCAAGATAGCTGATTATACACGAAATCAAGAGTATGGCGTTCATGGGATTGACGGGAACGGGTCGGGGTTGTGTGTTTGCGTTTGGTGGAAGTGTGGGTGGGTGCCGGCACGGTGGTTGGTTTGGGTTTGTTGGTTGCCGTGCCGGCATCCGGTTGGGTTCCCGTCTGGTGTACCAGGCGGGAAGTGTTGTGTGGCGCGGGTGGCCGGGCTGTCATCGGGTCCGGTGGGGTCCCACGCTGTTGGTTAGTGGGGCGGGTTGGCGCCCCGGGTCTGTGGGGTGTGGTGCCGCCCTGTGTTTGTGGGTCGCCCGTCGTGGCCGTTGGCCGTGACGTTGGCCGGGGGGGCGGTCCAATTGCGGTTTATCTGCTGTGGCGAGCTTGGCGCCTGCGGTTGCGCAAGGCGGTGGCGGCCATGAGCAAGATGAGGACGATGTCGAGGGCCAGCACCATGGCGATTCGCCATGACCTGCCTCCGGTCAAGGGCAGAGCGACCAGTTCGGGTCCGCTAATGAAGACATTGGGGGTGCTGACGCTGTTGCTCACGGTGCTGTTGGCCGGCAGCCTCCAAGTGTCTTTGGTCTTGATGGTGGCTGTCAGGTCGTAATGGCCGCCGGATGGCATGTCGCTTTCCGCAATCGTATGAGTGGATTCGTGCTCCGTGGCGCCGTCCCACGAACCGGCAGAAACCGTGTCGTCCCAGCAGGTGGCCGGGAAGCTGCCGCCGTCGACGGCGGAGGGGGTGATGCAGTAGTGGATGGTGTCGCCGGCGGCGAGTGGCTTGCTGGTTGCCGTCACCGCGACTTTATTGCCGTCGGCGGGTTTGCGTTCGGCGGTGACAGAAGGCTTGGCAAGCGTGCGCCACACCGCGTACAGAGTGGTGCTTTTGCCGGCTTCGGTGGTGCCTGTCAACGTCTTGTCGGGGTCGTAGGTGCTGTCCGACTGAGTGGCGGAGTTGCTGGTGGACCAGCCGGCGAACAAGTCGCTGTCACCCTTGGTGGGGATGGTGTTGCGGGGGATTTTCACGTAGGTCTGATGGGTGGAGGAGTCGGCGAACGCGCTGATCGCGGCGGGCACGCCTGCCGTTGCGCCGTTGCCGTCGAACGTGGCCTTTGCATATTCCAGGTAACCTTGTTTGACATCGGTTCCGCCAGACACCGTGTTATGAGTGTTCGGGTCGGTGATGAGTGGGGCCGAAGCCGTCAGTGTGTATTGCGCGCCGGGCGTGGCTTCCAGGTTCACAACCGGGTCGTTCACCGTGCAGGTGCCGTTGACGCAGGTCCAGCTATGGGTGGGGTTGGTGCTGTCGGCGCCACTCGTCAAGGTCGTTGTCTCTGTGGCGGTCACTTCGAAGGTCGCGGTGCCGTCGTTGGCTACGTGCGTGGTCACGTCGCCGATTGACGGTTTTGCCGATCTCCACTGCGCGTGTAAGACCATGATGCGGCATGGATTGTATTGGGTTTGAGAGAGATGAATTACGCTGCCGGCGGTCACAGGGTTGCCGTAATCGTCTTTCCAGCCCGTGAAGAGGCTCGCGGCATTGTTGCTGGTCAGCACCTCGCCTGTAGGTACCGTCGCGTTGGCTGCACCGCTTGTCGTGTTCGTTAAGGCTGGCTGGAAAGACGTGGTTCCACCGTTGGCATCCACTTCGATTTGCAGGCCGGGGAGAGTGCTGTCGACGTACACGCCTTCCGGATTCGATGCCACACGCGTTGAAAGGCCAGCCTTGGTTGGGAAGGTATCGGTCACTGTCGCATTGACGCCGTAACCGCTCAGGCGTTTCCATGACGTGGCTTGCACCAGAGCAAATGCGTTGGCATTCGTGAGTTTGGTGTTTGAGCCCAGCACGAGCACGCGCAACGCTTCCGGCATCATGTAGCTCATGTTGGTGGTTTTGCGGGCGTCCCAGCCGTGCAGGTCGAGGCTGGTGAGGTTGGTGCAGCCCATGAACATGTAGCTCATGTCGATGGCTTTGGCGGTGTTCCATGCGTGCAGGTCGAGGCTGGCGAGTTTGGTGTCGTCCCGGAACATCTCGCTCATGGTGGTGGCGCTGCCGGTGTCCCAGCCGCCGAGGCCGGTGATGGTGGTGAGGTTGGGGTTGTTCTCGAAGAGGTTGCCCATGTAGAGCACGTTGGCGGTCTTCCAGCCGGTGGCGTCGATGCTGGAGATCTTGGCGTTGTAGAACAGGGCGCCGATGTTGTCGCCCTTGCCGGTGCCGGGCGTGGCGGCGAACTGCCAGTCGCGGGCGTTGAGGGTGGCCAGGCTGGGGAATCCGGCGAACCAGCTGAGGGTCGAGTCGGTGTTGCGGGAGAGGTCCCAGCCGCTGGCGTCGAGGGTGGCCAGGGCGGGTGCCTTGGCGAGGATGGCGAGGCCCATCCTCTGGTGGGCGGTCCAGTTCCTGGCGGTGACGGTGGTCAGGGCGTTGTCGCCGGAGAACGCGTCCCGCCAGCGGGCGGTGTCGGTCGTGTTGAAGCCGCCGAGGTCCCAGCCGGAGAGGTCCAGGGATTGCAGGGACGTGCAGCTCCGGAACGCGGAGTCCATGTTGCTGAGGTGGCTGGTGTCCCAGCCGGAGAGGTCCAGGCTGGCCAGGACGCTGTCGCCGGAGAACATGTAGGTGATGTCGGTCAGGGCCGGGGTCTTCCAGCCCGACAGGTCCGCGCTGGTCAGCCCGGTGCAGCCGGCAAACATGGCGGCGGTGCTGGACAGACTGCTGACGTTCCAGCCGTGCAGGTCGAGTGTCTGCAGTTTGGTGTCGCCTACGAACATGTAGGTCATGTTGTTGGTGGTGCGGGCGTCCCAGCCGTGCAGGTCGAGGCTGGTGAGGTTGGTGAGGTTGGTGAACATGTAGCTCATGTTGGTGGTTTTGCGGGCGTCCCAGCCGTGCAGGTCGAGGCTGGTGAGGTTGGTGCAGCCCATGAACATGTAGCTCATGTCGATGGCTTTGGCGGTGTTCCATGCGTGCAGGTCGAGGCTGGCGAGTTTGGTGTCGTCCCGGAACATCTCGCTCATGGTGGTGGCGCTGCCGGTGTCCCAGCCGCCGAGGCCGGTGATGGTGGTGAGGTTGGGGTTGTTCTCGAAGAGGTTGCCCATGTAGAGCACGTTGGCGGTCTTCCAGCCGGTGGCGTCGATGCTGGAGATCTTGGCGTTGTAGAACAGGGCGCCGATGTTGTCGCCCTTGCCGGTGCCGGGCGTGGCGGCGAACTGCCAGTCGCGGGCGTTGAGGGTGGCCAGGCTGGGGAATCCGGCGAACCAGCTGAGGGTCGAGTCGGTGTTGCGGGAGAGGTCCCAGCCGCTGGCGTCGAGGGTGGCCAGGGCGGGTGCCTTGGCGAGGATGGCGAGGCCCATCCTCTGGTGGGCGGTCCAGTTCCTGGCGGTGACGGTGGTCAGGGCGTTGTCGCCGGAGAACGCGTCCCGCCAGCGGGCGGTGTCGGTCGTGTTGAAGCCGCCGAGGTCCCAGCCGGAGAGGTCCAGGGATTGCAGGGACGTGCAGCTCCGGAACGCGGAGTCCATGTTGCTGAGGTGGCTGGTGTCCCAGCCGGAGAGGTCCAGGCTGGCCAGGACGCTGTCGCCGGAGAACATGTAGGTGATGTCGGTCAGGGCCGGGGTCTTCCAGCCCGACAGGTCCGCGCTGGTCAGCCCGGTGCAGCCGGCAAACATGGCGGCGGTGCTGGACAGACTGCTGACGTTCCAGCCGTGCAGGTCGAGTGTCTGCAGTTTGGTGTCGCCTACGAACATGTAGGTCATGTTGTTGGTGGTGCGGGCGTCCCAGCCGTGCAGGTCGAGGCTGGTGAGGTTGGTGAGGTTGGTGAACATGTAGCTCATGTTGGTGGTTTTGCGGGCGTCCCAGCCGTGCAGGTCGAGGCTGGTGAGGTTGGTGCAGCCCATGAACATGTAGCTCATGTCGATGGCTTTGGCGGTGTTCCATGCGTGCAGGTCGAGGCTGGCGAGTTTGGTGTCGTCCCGGAACATCTCGCTCATGGTGGTGGCGCTGCCGGTGTCCCAGCCGCCGAGGCCGGTGATGGTGGTGAGGTTGGGGTTGTTCTCGAAGAGGTTGCCCATGTAGAGCACGTTGGCGGTCTTCCAGCCGGTGGCGTCGATGCTGGAGATCTTGGCGTTGTAGAACAGGGCGCCGATGTTGTCGCCCTTGCCGGTGCCGGGCGTGGCGGCGAACTGCCAGTCGCGGGCGTTGAGGGTGGCCAGGCTGGGGAATCCGGCGAACCAGCTGAGGGTCGAGTCGGTGTTGCGGGAGAGGTCCCAGCCGCTGGCGTCGAGGGTGGCCAGGGCGGGTGCCTTGGCGAGGATGGCGAGGCCCATCCTCTGGTGGGCGGTCCAGTTCCTGGCGGTGACGGTGGTCAGGGCGTTGTCGCCGGAGAACGCGTCCCGCCAGCGGGCGGTGTCGGTCGTGTTGAAGCCGCCGAGGTCCCAGCCGGAGAGGTCCAGGGATTGCAGGGACGTGCAGCTCCGGAACGCGGAGTCCATGTTGCTGAGGTGGCTGGTGTCCCAGCCGGAGAGGTCCAGGCTGGCCAGGACGCTGTCGCCGGAGAACATGTAGGTGATGTCGGTCAGGGCCGGGGTCTTCCAGCCCGACAGGTCCGCGCTGGTCAGCCCGGTGCAGCCGGCAAACATGGCGGCTGCATTATTAAGAGTGATGTTTACGTTGGATGTGGTGTTTACGTTTTGCAGTGAAGGCCATGATTGGAATGCGTTGGATACTCTGATGGTAAGGTCCCCATTAAAGACTACTTTGGTGGCGTTGTGAGCTACCGTGTTTGCCGTGCCGCTGTTGCCGAAGGCGGTTTGGCTGCTGGTGCTGCCGGTGTCGCCGGCCCCGATGGTGAGGGTGCAGTCGCCGCTGAGGCTCCATGAGGCTGTGCCCCATTTGGTGCCCGGTGTGCTGTTCTGCGGTGTACATGTTGCTTGCGGTCCTACTGAAGGTTGCTCTCTCAGGAGGGATTCGGAGTCTAACGGTGTGGGCGCGGAAGTTGCTTGATGGTCTGGGTTTGCAGGTTGCGACGGTGTGGGAGCAGATTGCGCGTGGTGGGTGCCGTCGAGCTGAGAGGTAGGTGGATTTGCCGGTTTTGGTGCGGGCTTGGTGTTTGCATCGTTAGGGTCTTCGGTGACCTTTGAAACGGAATGGACAATGGTGTTTTGGAGATGTCTAAAAGTGAGTTTGGGGGATGAAGTGGATTGTGCGGTGCTGTTTGGCGAGCCAGTATCTTCAGTTACATAACGGACCTGCGGGGGGGGGTAATATTCGCCAGAGTTATGCACAGTGACAACACGACCAGATTGTGGATAACACCCATAAGGAACCAACCTTCTTACTCAATGTCGTTGTGCGATGCAATGCATCGCACAACGACGGTAATACTTCAACTTCTTTTATATTACATAGTTTCCCGACCGGATTCAATCTTCAGGCCGGAAACATCCCGTTGGGACCGGTCCCATTGATTGTTGGCGCTGGATAGATTTGTCGTCTATTGGATTCAGATGTTTCAGGGTTTCAGCGGAAGGTTCCACGTGTCCTTGCAGCTGCTTGTGGTCCGGTGTAAGCCGTTTTCGCCCGGCGTGTCGCGTATTTTGTGGATGGGCCTTTGCCTAGACGTTTCAGGGTCTGGTTATCGACGAGTGAACTGAGGAGACGGGAAGCTGCAGGTTTGGAGAGTCCCGTCAATTCCGCCGTTTGACTTCTGTTGATTGAGGGATGTTCTTGCAGATAGGTGAGTATCAAATTGGTGCGGTTTGCAAAGTCATCATCGAGAATGGTTGGTGGTTTGCTGATTGGTTTATCCTTGATTGCACTGGTTTCGGTCTCATCTCCCTCATAACGTTGGGAAGGCAGGATAAGTTTGAAACTGTGACTGGCTATCGAGATTGTTGGCTGTTTTTCAAAGCCCTCATACATTTCGAAGATTTTCGGGATTCCCATTCCGTATGCTTCCACGAGATGGAGCCGATAGAAGATGTTCGCGAGTTTTGGATTTCTTTTTGAGGAAAGCCCGTTGATGATGTCGTCTTTGCCCACGCCTTTGCGCAGGCCTCCGAAATTGATGAATTCAATGCGGTCATCGTAAACGCTGATGAGCGCAGAATCATGATAGGTGTAATCGCGGTGGATTAATAGGTTTAATACTGCCTCGCGTAAGGTGGCTGGCGGGTAATCGTAGAAATCCTCGCGATATATCGACCCGATCGTCGAGCTGACCCGGTTGTAGGGGCCTAAAAATTGCAGGATTTGTTCCAGCTGGATAAATAGGGAGCCGGTAAATTCGTAACGGTTGCTTATTGTCATTTTGCGGGTTCCTTGGAATTTGGCGGCTTTTACGGAAGCTGTGCATTCGTCAGAAAGCAGCCAGGCAAGGTTGGTGTATAGACCGTCGGCGTTGATTATTCCAAGTGTGCGATAGCTGTTGTCGTTGAGCGGAACGTCATGCTTCTCGAACATATTTCGTAAGGCATTGAAGGAGAGACGCTGTTCCAAGCTGACCGCATCTTCGAATGAATTGCCTGAGGTCTCCCGGACCATATCGAGTATTGCTGTTTCACTTGCGGGAATCGACGCGGCGCCCGAGCGGATATAGACGCCTGCCGGTCTGAGGCCTTTGTCGGAAAGATAATAAGGACGATCGGTGCCTCGGCTGACTTGGGCTTGCACGATTTGCTGCCCGTTCATAGTTTCGGTGGTTACTGAAAGGAAAGCAATGATATCAGGGCGTATGGCGTTGGCCGCAGCTTGGGTGACCTGTCTCATTGTCTCGTCTGGATTGGCGAGACCTGTTACTTGGCCTGTGTCGTCGATGCCGACGTAGATGGTTCCTCCATCGGTGTTTGCGAAAGCCGCCAAGGTACGTTTTGCGCTGTCTGACCATTCGCGTTTGAATGCTATGTGTAGGCCTTCACGCAATGGTTCGGTCTTTTCCTTAGTCATAAATAGAATCTTATCATATCTTATCGTATCGTTTTGATAAGATACGATAAGATAGTAGGATTTGTAAAAATCAAAAAGCATATTTTTGTTGGAATAGCAATGTTTCTGAGCTATCTTATATCTTATATTTTTATCTTATAAATTATACGATACGATACGATATTTTGATAAGATAAACCGGTCTTTTTGTGAGGGTATAAGCTCAATTTTCGTTGGAAT
Proteins encoded:
- a CDS encoding AAA family ATPase — protein: MMEKTPVFERKALGRLEQWKAESNGSTAMLIEGARRVGKSTLATEFGRRHYASCLLVDFSTAPDDVLGYFRDLRNDLDTFFLYLSAFYGVKLHERDSLIIFDEVQLYPKAREAIKQLIADGRYDYIETGSLVSIRENVRDILIPSEEESMRLDPMDFDEFLWALDERPLADAIHTSFAKLKPLPDAVHRKATRLFREYMLVGGMPQAVTTYARTHDFGAVDRTKRLILKLYREDIAKHGGTSQLRVTRIFDNLVGQLSKKEKRFNITSLGADARKRDYDDAFFWLSDAFVTNDCFNSTDPGVGLKISEDHSTVKCYLADTGLLVSLALSDADITTSDVYRDVLLGNVSLNEGMLVENVVAQLLRTSGHRLFFYSRSDREHAENRMEIDFLIVELYKNAGMKARVSPIEVKSGKRYSTISLNKFKAKFGPQVGTRYILHPKPLSVNGDVVRLPLYMAGLL
- a CDS encoding BspA family leucine-rich repeat surface protein: MFAGCTGLTSADLSGWKTPALTDITYMFSGDSVLASLDLSGWDTSHLSNMDSAFRSCTSLQSLDLSGWDLGGFNTTDTARWRDAFSGDNALTTVTARNWTAHQRMGLAILAKAPALATLDASGWDLSRNTDSTLSWFAGFPSLATLNARDWQFAATPGTGKGDNIGALFYNAKISSIDATGWKTANVLYMGNLFENNPNLTTITGLGGWDTGSATTMSEMFRDDTKLASLDLHAWNTAKAIDMSYMFMGCTNLTSLDLHGWDARKTTNMSYMFTNLTNLTSLDLHGWDARTTNNMTYMFVGDTKLQTLDLHGWNVSSLSSTAAMFAGCTGLTSADLSGWKTPALTDITYMFSGDSVLASLDLSGWDTSHLSNMDSAFRSCTSLQSLDLSGWDLGGFNTTDTARWRDAFSGDNALTTVTARNWTAHQRMGLAILAKAPALATLDASGWDLSRNTDSTLSWFAGFPSLATLNARDWQFAATPGTGKGDNIGALFYNAKISSIDATGWKTANVLYMGNLFENNPNLTTITGLGGWDTGSATTMSEMFRDDTKLASLDLHAWNTAKAIDMSYMFMGCTNLTSLDLHGWDARKTTNMSYMFTNLTNLTSLDLHGWDARTTNNMTYMFVGDTKLQTLDLHGWNVSSLSSTAAMFAGCTGLTSADLSGWKTPALTDITYMFSGDSVLASLDLSGWDTSHLSNMDSAFRSCTSLQSLDLSGWDLGGFNTTDTARWRDAFSGDNALTTVTARNWTAHQRMGLAILAKAPALATLDASGWDLSRNTDSTLSWFAGFPSLATLNARDWQFAATPGTGKGDNIGALFYNAKISSIDATGWKTANVLYMGNLFENNPNLTTITGLGGWDTGSATTMSEMFRDDTKLASLDLHAWNTAKAIDMSYMFMGCTNLTSLDLHGWDARKTTNMSYMMPEALRVLVLGSNTKLTNANAFALVQATSWKRLSGYGVNATVTDTFPTKAGLSTRVASNPEGVYVDSTLPGLQIEVDANGGTTSFQPALTNTTSGAANATVPTGEVLTSNNAASLFTGWKDDYGNPVTAGSVIHLSQTQYNPCRIMVLHAQWRSAKPSIGDVTTHVANDGTATFEVTATETTTLTSGADSTNPTHSWTCVNGTCTVNDPVVNLEATPGAQYTLTASAPLITDPNTHNTVSGGTDVKQGYLEYAKATFDGNGATAGVPAAISAFADSSTHQTYVKIPRNTIPTKGDSDLFAGWSTSNSATQSDSTYDPDKTLTGTTEAGKSTTLYAVWRTLAKPSVTAERKPADGNKVAVTATSKPLAAGDTIHYCITPSAVDGGSFPATCWDDTVSAGSWDGATEHESTHTIAESDMPSGGHYDLTATIKTKDTWRLPANSTVSNSVSTPNVFISGPELVALPLTGGRSWRIAMVLALDIVLILLMAATALRNRRRQARHSR
- a CDS encoding RNA-binding domain-containing protein, whose protein sequence is MTKEKTEPLREGLHIAFKREWSDSAKRTLAAFANTDGGTIYVGIDDTGQVTGLANPDETMRQVTQAAANAIRPDIIAFLSVTTETMNGQQIVQAQVSRGTDRPYYLSDKGLRPAGVYIRSGAASIPASETAILDMVRETSGNSFEDAVSLEQRLSFNALRNMFEKHDVPLNDNSYRTLGIINADGLYTNLAWLLSDECTASVKAAKFQGTRKMTISNRYEFTGSLFIQLEQILQFLGPYNRVSSTIGSIYREDFYDYPPATLREAVLNLLIHRDYTYHDSALISVYDDRIEFINFGGLRKGVGKDDIINGLSSKRNPKLANIFYRLHLVEAYGMGIPKIFEMYEGFEKQPTISIASHSFKLILPSQRYEGDETETSAIKDKPISKPPTILDDDFANRTNLILTYLQEHPSINRSQTAELTGLSKPAASRLLSSLVDNQTLKRLGKGPSTKYATRRAKTAYTGPQAAARTRGTFR